From Leptospira sp. WS58.C1, one genomic window encodes:
- a CDS encoding lysoplasmalogenase, with translation MIYIIFPVLALIHLGVLFLGADIFPLRLISKIVPILYLIALSVGEGKWKTRAGIWFGIGLVFSLGGDSILAFPDKYFVFGLGSFLIAQVAYSVSFSWGNPVHFLRLIPYVVFGASYFYWLLPGIAPALTIPVAVYVSAICVMGWRSAAREVSSRDRWLGILGAISFIISDSIIALGQFTPNKLPFHGVWVMSTYYLAQFLIYLSQEEED, from the coding sequence ATGATCTATATTATATTCCCGGTTTTAGCCCTTATTCATTTGGGAGTTTTATTTTTAGGTGCGGACATATTTCCGCTTCGTTTGATTTCCAAAATAGTTCCCATTCTATATTTAATCGCGTTAAGTGTGGGAGAAGGGAAATGGAAAACAAGAGCCGGAATTTGGTTTGGGATCGGTTTGGTATTTTCCCTTGGAGGGGATTCGATACTTGCCTTCCCGGATAAATATTTTGTTTTCGGTTTGGGAAGTTTCTTAATCGCTCAAGTCGCATATTCCGTTAGCTTTTCTTGGGGGAATCCAGTACATTTTCTCAGGTTGATCCCTTATGTGGTTTTCGGCGCTTCTTATTTTTATTGGCTTCTTCCAGGGATCGCACCTGCGTTAACCATTCCAGTCGCTGTTTACGTTTCCGCAATTTGTGTGATGGGTTGGAGATCCGCTGCTCGGGAAGTTTCTTCCAGAGACAGATGGTTGGGAATTTTAGGAGCGATCAGTTTTATCATCTCCGATTCTATCATTGCTCTCGGACAATTCACTCCAAATAAACTTCCGTTCCACGGAGTTTGGGTAATGTCTACTTACTACTTAGCGCAATTTTTGATCTATCTTTCCCAAGAGGAAGAGGATTAA
- a CDS encoding ferritin-like domain-containing protein — translation MSIKPLKETTFLEAVAAAIQHEKDYFEFYMDTYEKLPPGRTRELFEKLAEEVDEHIKFIQEIYQVAEGAELPNLKQLAAIHKFHQTTIQKIMNKVERTITGSGSKNAHEALELAIREAENSVAFYEKLTTKFEDSNIKLLFSKLMDYSHNYQSLLEAELNSFDQTSSAGGAYFWDEQAEEVTKAVGNSKPNSKAPKGLKPSKPAKKAAAKKVVKKAAPKKAKVSAKKKPAPKKVSPKKKAATKKKK, via the coding sequence ATGAGTATTAAACCTTTAAAAGAAACTACATTTTTGGAAGCCGTTGCGGCTGCAATCCAGCATGAGAAGGACTACTTCGAATTTTACATGGATACGTATGAAAAACTCCCTCCGGGAAGAACTAGGGAATTATTCGAAAAACTTGCGGAGGAAGTGGATGAACATATCAAATTCATTCAGGAGATCTATCAAGTAGCGGAAGGTGCGGAACTTCCGAACTTAAAACAATTAGCTGCGATCCATAAATTCCACCAAACTACCATCCAAAAGATCATGAATAAGGTGGAACGTACGATTACAGGTTCCGGATCCAAGAACGCTCACGAGGCGTTGGAGCTTGCAATTAGAGAAGCGGAGAACTCCGTTGCATTCTACGAAAAGCTTACCACTAAATTCGAAGATTCGAATATTAAACTATTGTTTTCCAAACTCATGGATTACAGCCATAATTACCAATCCTTGCTGGAAGCTGAGTTGAATTCATTCGACCAAACTAGCTCTGCCGGAGGTGCATACTTCTGGGACGAACAAGCCGAAGAAGTAACAAAAGCTGTAGGCAATTCCAAACCTAATAGTAAGGCTCCTAAGGGTCTAAAACCTTCTAAGCCGGCCAAAAAAGCCGCGGCTAAAAAGGTAGTGAAGAAGGCTGCTCCGAAAAAAGCTAAGGTCTCCGCTAAGAAAAAGCCTGCCCCTAAAAAAGTTTCTCCTAAGAAAAAGGCAGCTACCAAAAAGAAAAAGTAA
- a CDS encoding aminotransferase class V-fold PLP-dependent enzyme, translating into MKTNSSPDWTKIQHLYPINREMIWLNNCGTTPVNTDTIHAVNEYLQGYAARGGQTDVRRYPTVKKVIRNILAELLGVDAEELSLIHHTNEGIGFISLGLKLKAGDRILLLENEYPSNIYPWEHWKEKGVSISFVPMSETPDGFLENLKSSITPDVKVVSLSAVHWCTGMPFPLEEIGNFLTEKGIEFVIDGAQGVGLLPVRPREMGISYMAFPAWKWLLGPLGLGVLYIAKEKLEGLNFPFKGTGSVVNDEVYLPYRQELKGTDRYEISTVNFIDWVYFQSTLEMLHKVGFHNSMERIYELADYLSDKLRDTGWKLASDHFPDFKTGIVVAEKEGLSMENMVSHLKKNGVMCALRLGRIRFSPHIYLAKEQLDRVVDLLSR; encoded by the coding sequence ATGAAAACGAATTCAAGTCCGGATTGGACCAAAATACAACATTTGTACCCGATAAACCGGGAAATGATCTGGTTGAATAATTGTGGGACTACTCCCGTAAACACGGACACCATCCATGCAGTGAATGAATACTTGCAAGGTTATGCGGCTAGAGGCGGCCAAACTGACGTACGTAGATACCCGACTGTTAAAAAAGTGATCCGTAATATTCTCGCGGAATTATTAGGCGTTGATGCGGAAGAACTTTCTCTAATCCATCATACCAACGAAGGGATCGGATTTATTTCCCTGGGTTTGAAACTTAAAGCGGGGGATCGGATTCTACTTCTGGAAAACGAATATCCTTCTAATATTTATCCTTGGGAACATTGGAAGGAAAAAGGTGTTTCTATTTCATTTGTGCCGATGTCGGAAACTCCAGATGGATTTTTAGAAAATCTTAAATCGTCTATCACTCCGGATGTAAAAGTAGTGAGCCTTTCCGCCGTACATTGGTGCACGGGGATGCCTTTCCCTTTGGAAGAGATCGGAAACTTCCTAACCGAAAAAGGGATCGAGTTCGTTATAGATGGGGCCCAAGGAGTGGGACTTCTTCCCGTACGCCCTAGAGAAATGGGAATTTCTTATATGGCGTTCCCTGCTTGGAAATGGTTACTCGGACCGTTAGGACTTGGCGTTCTGTACATTGCAAAGGAAAAGTTAGAAGGACTTAATTTCCCATTCAAGGGAACAGGTTCCGTGGTAAACGACGAGGTGTATTTACCTTATAGACAAGAGTTAAAAGGTACGGATCGTTACGAAATTTCCACTGTGAATTTTATAGACTGGGTCTATTTCCAATCCACGTTAGAAATGCTTCATAAAGTAGGCTTTCATAATTCTATGGAAAGGATTTACGAACTTGCGGATTATCTTTCCGACAAACTCAGAGATACAGGTTGGAAACTTGCCTCGGATCATTTTCCCGATTTTAAAACAGGGATCGTAGTTGCGGAAAAAGAAGGACTCTCCATGGAAAACATGGTATCTCATCTCAAAAAGAACGGAGTCATGTGTGCACTTCGATTGGGACGGATCCGATTCTCTCCACATATTTATCTGGCCAAGGAACAATTGGACAGGGTAGTGGACCTTCTCTCTAGATAA
- a CDS encoding bile acid:sodium symporter family protein, protein MASLFEKAALLFPLWVIFGVTLSWFFPTILDGFKGPWITYSLGLTMLGMGISLRMEDFTRVFKAPKPILIGVIGQYTIMPLTGWFLGNFFQLPAPLAVGIIVVSCCPGGVASNVVSFLARGDLALSVTMTAISTVLSVIMTPLLTLFLVGNSVGANASGLFFDTLQVVILPVILGILLNRYTPKFAEKVKIISPLIAVILITLIVASIIGSGKEAVIRSGIHLISSVFLLHISGYFFGYWAAYFGTKSFVVARTVSIEVGMQNSGLGAVLSRNNFSDPLVAIPAAISSFVHSLIGSVLAGIWRRSFSREEGEKSLISADLP, encoded by the coding sequence GTGGCTTCACTTTTCGAAAAGGCGGCTTTATTATTTCCACTTTGGGTCATTTTTGGTGTGACACTGAGCTGGTTTTTTCCCACGATATTGGATGGATTTAAAGGACCTTGGATTACTTACAGCTTAGGACTGACCATGCTCGGAATGGGGATCAGCCTAAGAATGGAAGATTTTACAAGGGTATTCAAGGCTCCTAAACCCATCCTAATCGGAGTGATCGGTCAATATACAATCATGCCGCTCACAGGTTGGTTTTTGGGAAACTTCTTCCAACTCCCTGCTCCTTTAGCTGTCGGCATTATAGTCGTTTCCTGTTGTCCTGGTGGAGTTGCCTCTAACGTAGTTTCTTTTTTAGCGAGAGGGGACCTTGCACTATCAGTTACGATGACTGCGATCTCGACTGTTTTATCCGTGATCATGACTCCGCTTCTCACTTTGTTTTTGGTGGGGAATAGCGTGGGCGCAAACGCTTCCGGTCTTTTTTTCGATACGTTACAAGTAGTGATCCTTCCGGTGATCCTAGGAATTTTATTAAATCGTTATACTCCTAAATTTGCGGAGAAGGTGAAAATCATTTCTCCTTTGATCGCAGTCATACTCATCACTCTGATTGTAGCCTCCATTATCGGTTCCGGAAAGGAAGCAGTGATCCGTTCCGGAATTCATTTGATCTCCTCCGTATTCTTACTCCATATTTCAGGGTATTTTTTCGGGTATTGGGCGGCTTATTTTGGGACCAAATCTTTTGTAGTAGCTAGGACGGTTTCCATAGAAGTGGGGATGCAAAACAGCGGTCTGGGCGCGGTCCTTTCCCGGAACAATTTTTCCGATCCTTTGGTGGCGATTCCGGCAGCAATCTCCAGTTTTGTACATTCTTTGATCGGAAGTGTTTTGGCGGGGATCTGGAGAAGGTCCTTTTCTCGGGAAGAAGGGGAAAAATCGCTAATTTCGGCCGATCTTCCTTGA
- the rpmG gene encoding 50S ribosomal protein L33 produces MREIIKLSCQVCKKNSYFQTKNKKAKSEKLVTKKFCKFCRAHVEHKESKV; encoded by the coding sequence ATGAGAGAGATCATTAAGCTTTCTTGCCAGGTTTGTAAGAAAAATTCTTACTTCCAGACCAAGAATAAAAAGGCGAAATCCGAGAAGTTGGTAACGAAAAAATTTTGCAAATTTTGCCGTGCCCACGTCGAACATAAGGAATCCAAGGTATAA
- a CDS encoding TraR/DksA family transcriptional regulator, which translates to MVTKKAAYDKKVLSEITDLLMERKNSLLEKYAKWEDNSKPSGLKEMGDIADIASEINEEMLSSVLTESEIETIREIDVALEKIEDGSYGICEGTGKKIPLARLKAIPWTRYTVEYAEAVSKHKASGKKGPLSTTLTGTYKIPSDPDSLDD; encoded by the coding sequence ATGGTGACTAAAAAAGCTGCATACGACAAAAAGGTCCTGAGTGAAATAACGGACCTTCTCATGGAGAGAAAAAACTCTCTATTGGAGAAGTATGCGAAGTGGGAAGATAATAGCAAACCTTCCGGCCTGAAGGAAATGGGAGATATCGCAGATATCGCGTCGGAGATCAACGAAGAGATGTTGAGTTCCGTTTTAACCGAGTCTGAGATCGAGACCATTCGAGAAATCGATGTGGCTCTCGAAAAAATCGAGGACGGTTCTTATGGCATTTGCGAGGGAACCGGCAAAAAAATTCCTTTAGCCAGACTAAAAGCGATCCCTTGGACTCGTTATACGGTTGAATACGCCGAGGCAGTTTCTAAACACAAGGCTTCCGGCAAAAAAGGTCCACTTTCGACTACATTGACGGGGACCTATAAAATACCATCCGATCCAGATTCCCTGGACGATTAA